AATCTACTTTTGCCTTAATCAAATCCCCAACTTTAATATCTTCTTTGTCGCAATGTTTTTGAAGAATTTTTTCAGCAATTGTTTTTCCCACGTTATCCTCCTAGTATTTTAACTATTTTTAATTTTTCAATAAAGCAATTATATTAAGCATTTTTTCTGTTGCCTCAATAGCTGCCAAAACCTGATCAGAATTAACGCCTTTAGTCATAATATTCTCTTTATTGCCCGGCAATTCCCAAGCTATTGAACATTGTACCAGAGAGTCTGTCTTTCCCCCTGGAGGAATGGTAACAACATAATCAACCAATAAAGGCAATTCTAGCCCAATTTTTTTAAATATCTTTCTGGTAGCATTCATAAAGGCATCATAACCACCATCACCTTGGGCATTTTCTTCTAATTCTATTTCTTTTCCTTTTTCCTTGTCGATATAAATCAATTTTATTACCGCCACCGGCCTGGTAAGCTTGCTGGTTATAATATTATATGCCTTAAATCTAAAAACTCTTTCTTCCGGTGTATCTAGAACATCAGATATTATATAAGGCAAGTCAGCAGTTGTGATGCTTTTCTTTTTATCGCTTAATTCAATTACTCTATTTAAAACACTCTTTTTCTGTTCTTTGGTTAATTCTATACCGATTTCTTCCAGATTATAATCCAAGTTTGATTTTCCACTTAATTTTCCTAATGAATATTGCCTTTCCCTATTAAACCTTTCTGGCAAGAGTTTGCTGGCATATAAATTTCCCTTTCTGTCTCCATCAGCATGTATTCCTGCTGTTTGAGTAAATACATTTTCACCGCATATAGGCTTATTGGCAGCAATGCGATAAGCAGAAAAAGCTTCAACAGTTTTACTTAAAATATATAAACCCTTCTCTTCAATACCTGTATCTATCTCTAGAAAATCCCTTATCGCTACTACTACTTCTTCTAAAAGAGCATTTCCTGCTCTTTCTCCCATGCCGTTTACGGTGCAATGAACTCCTTTAATTCCTGCTTCTACAGTAGCAATAGTATTAGCAGTTGCCAGACCATAATCATTATGGCCATGAAAATCAAACCACAATTCAGGATATTTCAAGATTATCTCTTGGGTATAGTTGTAGGTCTGGGTAGGATACATAATACCTAAGGTATCAGGCAGCATAAATCTTTGTATTTTTTCTTCTCTAAGCCGGTCTATCAGATAAACAATGTATTCAGGAGAATTAATCATGCCATTTGACCAATCTTCTAACCATAAGTTGCACTTAATTCCCTTTTTGGTAGCATACTCAATAGTCTTTTTGATTTCCTCTAAATGCTTTTCTTTGGTTTTTTTTAATTGAGTTGCCAGATGTCTTGCAGATCCTTTTGCTAAAATATTTATTACTTTTCCTCCTGATTTAAAAATCCAATCAACAGATTCATGAATATCTACAAACCCTAATATTTCTATTCTTTCCAGATAATTTTTTTTGTTAGCCCATTGAACAATTTTTCTAACAGCCTCTTCTTCTCCTTCACTAACTTTCGCACTGGTAATTTCAATCCTATCTACCTTAACATCATCTAGTAATATTTTAGCAAGGGCTAATTTCTCTTCAGGAGAGTAGCTGACATTTTTCATCTGCTCCCCATCTCTTAAAGTGGTATCAATGATTTCCAACTTTGTAACCATTTATTATTTCCTATTCTGTAATTTCATATTTTGAAATTTGCTTTAATTATTTATTAGATTTTCTTTAATCCATTATTCTGCATTTATCTGCCCCCGACAACATTTTGTTGATAGCTTTAAGATAAGCCTTTACGCTTGCTTCTAAGGTATCAGTGCTTATGCTCTTTCCAATATAAGAATGGCCATTATCTTTGATTTCCACAACTGCCTCACCTTGAGCATCTTTTCCCCGCGTCAGCGCCCTGATATAATAATCAGTTAATTTAACTTTGACTCCAGTAATACGATCAATTGCGTTAAATACCGCGTCTACCGGCCCATCTCCACAGGCAGCATCCTCATATGTCTTTCCCTCCCTTGATAATCTTATCGTAGCGGTTGGCAAAATACTGTTTCCGGTACTAATATGAAAATGGTTTAACTCATAAATATCGGTAATATCAGTAACTAAAATTTCAGACATTAAGGCAATAATATCCTCACTATAAATTTCCTTCTTCTTATCTGCCAGTTGTTTAAATTGCTCAAATGATTTATCAAGTTTTTCTTTATCTAACTCATATCCCAATTCGGCTAATCTTTTTCTAAAGGCATTCCGACCAGAATGTTTCCCTAAAACTATCTGGTTGCTTTCCAGTCCAATAGTCTGTGGTTTCATAATCTCATAAGTAGAGGCATCTTTTAATACACCTGCCTGATGTATTCCTGCCTCATGAGCGAAGGCATTTTTCCCCACGATAGCCTTATTAGGCTGAACGACAAAACCGGTTAATCGGCTTACCAATTTACTGGTAGGATAAATAAAATGGGTGTCAATATTGGTTGTTTTATTATAAAAATCTCTCCTGGTATGAATGGCCATGACAATTTCCTCCAGAGAGGCATTACCTGCTCTCTCTCCAATTCCATTTATGGTACATTCAATCTGTCCCACTCCATGTTTTAAAGATTCCAGTGAATTTGCCACTGCTAATCCCAGATCATTGTGACAGTGTACGCTTAGAACAGCTTGGCTGACATTTGTTACATTTTCCTTAATGCCCTTTATTAACCTGGCAAATTCCTCCGGTTGGGAATAGCCGACAGTATCAGGTATATTGATAACGGTTGCTCCAGCTTTAATCGCTTCTTCAAAAATCTGATATAAAAATTCCGGCTCACTACGACTGGCATCTTCAGCAGAAAATTCTACATCCAGGCAATAACTCTTTGCCAATTTCACAGCCAATACCGCTTGTTTTAAGACTTCCCGTGGTGCCTTCTCCAGTTTTAATTTCATATGTATAGGAGAGGTAGCGATAAAAGTATGTATTCTTGGTTTTTTGGCTAATTTTATAGCATCCCAGGCACATTTAATGTCCTGTTCTACTGCTC
This portion of the Atribacterota bacterium genome encodes:
- a CDS encoding alpha-isopropylmalate synthase regulatory domain-containing protein produces the protein MVTKLEIIDTTLRDGEQMKNVSYSPEEKLALAKILLDDVKVDRIEITSAKVSEGEEEAVRKIVQWANKKNYLERIEILGFVDIHESVDWIFKSGGKVINILAKGSARHLATQLKKTKEKHLEEIKKTIEYATKKGIKCNLWLEDWSNGMINSPEYIVYLIDRLREEKIQRFMLPDTLGIMYPTQTYNYTQEIILKYPELWFDFHGHNDYGLATANTIATVEAGIKGVHCTVNGMGERAGNALLEEVVVAIRDFLEIDTGIEEKGLYILSKTVEAFSAYRIAANKPICGENVFTQTAGIHADGDRKGNLYASKLLPERFNRERQYSLGKLSGKSNLDYNLEEIGIELTKEQKKSVLNRVIELSDKKKSITTADLPYIISDVLDTPEERVFRFKAYNIITSKLTRPVAVIKLIYIDKEKGKEIELEENAQGDGGYDAFMNATRKIFKKIGLELPLLVDYVVTIPPGGKTDSLVQCSIAWELPGNKENIMTKGVNSDQVLAAIEATEKMLNIIALLKN
- a CDS encoding 2-isopropylmalate synthase, which produces MTDKIMIFDTTLRDGEQCPGASLNTQEKLEIARHLEKMKVDVIEAGFPISSPGDFEGVKTIANNIKGPTITALCRAVEQDIKCAWDAIKLAKKPRIHTFIATSPIHMKLKLEKAPREVLKQAVLAVKLAKSYCLDVEFSAEDASRSEPEFLYQIFEEAIKAGATVINIPDTVGYSQPEEFARLIKGIKENVTNVSQAVLSVHCHNDLGLAVANSLESLKHGVGQIECTINGIGERAGNASLEEIVMAIHTRRDFYNKTTNIDTHFIYPTSKLVSRLTGFVVQPNKAIVGKNAFAHEAGIHQAGVLKDASTYEIMKPQTIGLESNQIVLGKHSGRNAFRKRLAELGYELDKEKLDKSFEQFKQLADKKKEIYSEDIIALMSEILVTDITDIYELNHFHISTGNSILPTATIRLSREGKTYEDAACGDGPVDAVFNAIDRITGVKVKLTDYYIRALTRGKDAQGEAVVEIKDNGHSYIGKSISTDTLEASVKAYLKAINKMLSGADKCRIMD